The following proteins come from a genomic window of Acidimicrobiales bacterium:
- a CDS encoding SDR family oxidoreductase, with protein sequence MAQGLQGRVALVTGGSRGIGRAISLALAEDGADVAVNFRRDQEAADEVVAQIESMGRRARTYRASIDSCDEDRDMVEAVVADLGPVDILVNNAGIASRGLSIADTDPAELERVVRAHALGPHQLCKLVLPGMRSRPRGDVIMISSTATAFMAANGAPYNMGKAAMEALALTLAKEERGNGIRVNVVAPGLVETEMGRRLVRAMGVEDIGTMAARSPFGRVCQPSDVAAVVRFLVSEPAGYLSGQRIGVDAGTT encoded by the coding sequence ATGGCGCAAGGTTTGCAGGGCAGGGTCGCCCTGGTCACCGGCGGGAGCCGAGGTATCGGTCGCGCCATCTCGCTCGCCCTGGCCGAGGACGGCGCCGACGTGGCGGTGAACTTCCGCCGCGATCAGGAAGCGGCCGATGAGGTGGTAGCGCAGATCGAGTCCATGGGGCGTCGGGCCCGGACGTACCGGGCCTCGATCGACTCGTGCGACGAGGACCGGGACATGGTCGAGGCCGTCGTCGCCGATCTGGGACCCGTCGACATCCTCGTCAACAATGCCGGTATCGCCAGTCGCGGGCTCTCGATCGCCGACACCGACCCGGCCGAGCTCGAACGGGTGGTCCGCGCCCACGCCCTCGGCCCCCACCAGCTCTGCAAGCTCGTGCTCCCCGGCATGCGCAGCCGCCCCCGCGGTGATGTCATCATGATCTCGAGCACGGCGACGGCGTTCATGGCGGCCAACGGCGCTCCGTACAACATGGGCAAGGCGGCGATGGAAGCCCTGGCCCTCACGCTGGCCAAGGAGGAGCGGGGAAACGGGATACGGGTCAACGTGGTTGCGCCCGGCCTGGTGGAGACCGAGATGGGGCGGCGTCTCGTCCGGGCCATGGGTGTCGAGGACATCGGCACCATGGCTGCCCGCTCACCGTTCGGGCGGGTCTGCCAGCCCTCCGACGTCGCTGCCGTGGTGCGCTTCCTGGTGTCGGAGCCCGCCGGCTACCTGAGCGGCCAGCGGATCGGCGTCGACGCCGGCACGACCTGA